One Thauera sp. K11 DNA window includes the following coding sequences:
- a CDS encoding IS256 family transposase, with amino-acid sequence MTKPTIALADLVEKGADADLLKQMIQHVVERVMEFDVENLCNAAYGERTPERANSRNGYRERLWATRAGAVNLKIPKLRSGSYFPPFLEPRRTAEKALAAVIQEAYVQGVSTRSVDELVKAMGMSGISKSQVSRLCSEIDERVHAFLDRPLEGDWPYLWIDATYVKCREAGRIVSKAVIIAVAVNTEGVREVLGMAVGPSEAEPFWTDFLRSLTRRGLRGVKLVISDAHEGLKAAAAKVLGSTWQRCRVHFLRNALAHAGKGQRQMVLAAINTAFAQETFETASAQWRVVADQLRAKFPKLAELMDTAEADVLAFMGFPKPHRAQIHSTNPLERLNAEIKRRTDVVGIFPNEAAVVRLVGALLLEQNDEWQLQRRYMSLEPLRALVDNQTARLAAVVN; translated from the coding sequence ATGACCAAGCCGACTATCGCACTCGCCGACCTCGTCGAGAAGGGCGCCGACGCCGACCTCCTCAAGCAGATGATCCAGCACGTCGTCGAGCGCGTGATGGAGTTCGACGTCGAGAACCTCTGCAACGCCGCCTACGGCGAGCGAACGCCTGAGCGCGCCAACAGCCGCAACGGCTATCGCGAGCGGCTCTGGGCGACGCGCGCCGGCGCCGTGAACCTGAAGATCCCGAAGCTGCGCTCGGGCAGCTACTTCCCGCCGTTCCTGGAGCCCCGCAGGACCGCCGAGAAGGCACTCGCCGCGGTGATCCAGGAAGCCTACGTGCAGGGCGTCTCGACCCGCTCCGTCGACGAGCTGGTCAAGGCGATGGGCATGAGCGGGATCTCGAAGAGCCAGGTCAGCCGGCTGTGCAGCGAGATCGACGAGCGCGTGCATGCGTTCCTCGATCGGCCGCTCGAAGGCGACTGGCCGTATCTGTGGATCGATGCGACCTACGTGAAGTGCCGGGAGGCCGGCCGGATCGTCTCCAAGGCCGTGATAATCGCCGTGGCCGTGAATACCGAGGGCGTGCGCGAAGTGCTCGGCATGGCCGTCGGTCCCAGTGAAGCCGAGCCGTTCTGGACCGACTTCCTGCGCTCGCTGACCCGGCGCGGCCTGCGCGGCGTGAAGCTCGTGATCTCGGATGCACATGAAGGGCTCAAGGCTGCTGCGGCCAAGGTCCTCGGCTCGACCTGGCAACGCTGCCGCGTGCACTTCCTGCGGAACGCGCTCGCGCACGCCGGCAAGGGTCAGCGGCAGATGGTGCTCGCCGCGATCAACACCGCGTTCGCCCAGGAGACGTTCGAGACCGCGAGCGCGCAGTGGCGCGTCGTCGCCGACCAGCTGCGCGCCAAGTTCCCCAAGCTCGCCGAGTTGATGGACACCGCCGAGGCGGACGTGCTCGCGTTCATGGGCTTCCCCAAGCCGCACCGCGCCCAGATCCACAGCACCAACCCGCTCGAGCGGCTCAACGCCGAGATCAAGCGCCGCACCGACGTCGTCGGCATCTTCCCGAACGAAGCCGCCGTGGTGCGCCTCGTCGGCGCACTGCTGCTAGAGCAGAACGACGAGTGGCAGCTGCAGCGCCGCTACATGTCGCTTGAGCCGCTGCGCGCTCTCGTCGACAATCAAACCGCTCGGCTGGCGGCCGTCGTCAACTGA
- a CDS encoding phage integrase N-terminal domain-containing protein: protein MRNLNYELKQLCRRNRDGSFATQRDRERVLDLVASQLHDMGYRHMAAESLKPKHVERLVERWQAEGLAVGTIKNRMAELRWWAEKIGKQNVIARDNDHYGIGNRQYVTNVSKARDLNGGELARITDPYTAMSLRLQAAFGLRRGESIKIRPEWADRGDRLALKDTWTKGGRAREIPIRNAEQRQVLDEAKALAGRGSLIPAERSYVEQLRRFEYQCAAARVHRIHGRRHQYAQTRYRELTGWPAPAAGGPRSRDLTPSQRELDREARLTISEELGHEREQITAVYLGR, encoded by the coding sequence ATGCGCAACCTGAACTACGAGCTGAAGCAGCTGTGCCGACGCAACCGCGACGGCAGCTTCGCGACGCAGCGCGACCGCGAGCGCGTGCTCGACCTGGTGGCCAGTCAGCTGCACGACATGGGCTACCGGCACATGGCCGCGGAGAGCCTCAAGCCCAAGCACGTCGAGCGCCTGGTCGAGCGCTGGCAGGCGGAAGGCCTGGCCGTCGGCACGATCAAGAACCGGATGGCGGAGCTGCGATGGTGGGCCGAGAAGATCGGCAAGCAGAACGTGATCGCGCGCGACAACGACCACTACGGCATCGGCAACCGGCAGTACGTCACCAACGTCAGCAAGGCGCGCGACCTGAACGGCGGCGAGCTGGCGAGGATCACCGACCCCTATACGGCGATGTCCCTGCGGCTGCAGGCGGCCTTCGGGCTGCGGCGGGGCGAGTCGATCAAGATCCGGCCGGAGTGGGCCGATCGCGGCGACAGACTGGCGCTCAAGGACACGTGGACCAAGGGCGGACGGGCGCGCGAGATCCCGATTCGCAACGCAGAGCAGCGCCAGGTGCTCGACGAGGCCAAGGCGCTCGCCGGCAGGGGCAGCCTCATCCCGGCGGAGCGCAGCTACGTCGAGCAGCTACGGCGCTTCGAGTATCAATGCGCGGCGGCCCGCGTGCACCGCATCCACGGCCGCCGCCACCAGTACGCACAGACCCGCTACCGCGAGCTGACTGGGTGGCCGGCACCAGCAGCCGGCGGACCGCGGTCGCGAGACCTCACGCCCTCGCAGCGCGAGCTCGACCGCGAAGCCCGGCTCACCATCAGCGAAGAGCTGGGCCACGAGCGCGAGCAGATCACCGCGGTGTATCTCGGCCGGTAA
- a CDS encoding DUF932 domain-containing protein, translated as MYLKVVTPRVEFDVAPGDVVQAGIVITNSEVGCGTLSVQPLIFRLVCRNGLIASDHALRKTHVGRALTTEAESTQVFRDDTLAADDRAFFLKARDVVEAAVSEATFRQVAQKLQKTRDIRLTGDPVKSVEVLADRYTLNDTERAGVLRHLIVEGDLSAYGLVNAVTHFSQDVDDYDRATELEALGGKLIELAPGDWKEVAHAA; from the coding sequence ATGTACCTGAAGGTCGTGACGCCCCGCGTCGAGTTCGATGTCGCCCCCGGCGACGTCGTGCAGGCCGGGATCGTCATCACCAACTCGGAGGTCGGCTGCGGCACGCTGTCGGTGCAGCCATTGATCTTCCGGCTGGTGTGCAGGAACGGTCTGATCGCGTCGGACCACGCGCTGCGCAAGACGCACGTCGGGCGTGCGCTGACGACGGAAGCGGAGTCGACCCAGGTGTTCAGGGACGACACCCTCGCCGCCGACGATCGGGCCTTCTTTCTGAAGGCGCGCGACGTGGTCGAGGCGGCAGTCTCCGAAGCGACGTTCCGGCAGGTCGCGCAGAAGTTGCAGAAGACGCGCGACATCCGTCTGACCGGCGATCCGGTGAAGTCCGTCGAGGTGCTGGCCGACCGCTACACGCTCAACGACACCGAGCGTGCCGGCGTGCTTCGGCACCTCATCGTCGAAGGCGACTTGAGCGCCTACGGCCTGGTCAACGCCGTCACGCACTTCTCGCAAGACGTTGACGACTACGACCGTGCCACGGAGCTCGAGGCGCTCGGCGGTAAGCTCATCGAGCTGGCCCCCGGCGACTGGAAGGAGGTGGCCCACGCCGCCTGA
- a CDS encoding PDDEXK family nuclease, giving the protein MVQRATNYYDDLFVRLIGDGVSQRIAVERVGTAYLDGKPLPVGKRKLTKKERDSLFWSSDVVKGCPPDAWGAEAMSLALARYLGQEPVTADRLVTRVAREAPEALIRAVRHSGLVLNPHSPRRSEVDEAASECEAVAELCGVLDVFTGAHRERVAALEAQKAQLAALSVFELLLYASLYAFEVLVPKDFNVKAPAPSSGADVQVTWDALGDLLAWKLAEAGTSSLKLTDDNIGRSLARHLRPILFESGTASAGEALRNLRAFHALMDAQIELNEFISRSSDAFSYDDGIRFERRGNRLEIVEVDPAARAAWQRDGLKLERLHGYWFHRALDTYVEQVAADPTTWKIGRPESAEANRLAWLRALQAQLRLREAYGVADEVTCDSGDTVDLFRALLSLNLMSVFFQQDFLAAFAERFDASGDWVAALQRLTMDGLREGLQNRMPLTWSSRDSKVSNITGWTVTKSEPAGNPRMASAILDFWTYDMVATAERLQRNEPGLQPHLFERPVLKFGATLVQLPWVVGMQNNSTAAINNLRRLGARRGQARDEAQRIEAGLARLLEKRGFRTLLNWVPPRGPDDAGEVDLIAVLGGHLFVIEVKSTFMRRSQRDAWLHATTTLRKAGQQLRRKVEAVSVAIASDPGFRAVLGLSEWLIPTRQHAWIADTCIECDHQRFGGFLKVSVEELLIALRDDRHLLNDPAGLLSGSYGVDEAREADASESGWSLYPDGFSAERFAEVIETEAVWDVRTATRGGRTLQLADSQNVASRE; this is encoded by the coding sequence ATGGTTCAGCGCGCGACGAATTACTACGACGACCTGTTCGTTCGCTTGATCGGCGACGGTGTTTCGCAGCGGATCGCCGTCGAGCGAGTCGGGACCGCCTACCTCGACGGAAAGCCGTTACCCGTTGGCAAGAGGAAGCTCACAAAGAAGGAGCGCGACAGCCTCTTCTGGTCTAGCGACGTTGTGAAAGGCTGCCCTCCCGACGCGTGGGGCGCCGAAGCGATGTCGCTCGCCCTGGCGCGGTACCTCGGGCAGGAGCCTGTCACTGCCGATCGATTGGTGACGCGGGTCGCGCGCGAGGCGCCCGAGGCGTTGATACGCGCGGTCAGGCATTCCGGGCTCGTTCTGAACCCGCACTCTCCACGACGATCCGAGGTGGACGAGGCGGCGTCCGAATGCGAAGCGGTGGCCGAGTTGTGCGGTGTGCTCGACGTGTTTACCGGGGCGCACCGCGAACGGGTCGCGGCGCTGGAAGCACAGAAGGCGCAGCTCGCGGCGTTGTCGGTCTTCGAGCTCTTGCTATACGCCAGCCTCTACGCCTTCGAAGTGCTCGTTCCAAAGGACTTCAACGTAAAGGCGCCCGCACCGTCCTCTGGGGCTGATGTCCAGGTCACCTGGGATGCACTCGGCGATCTGCTCGCGTGGAAGCTCGCAGAGGCCGGCACCTCATCCCTAAAGCTGACGGACGACAACATCGGGAGGTCGCTCGCGCGGCATCTTCGACCGATCCTCTTCGAATCCGGCACGGCGAGCGCGGGCGAAGCCCTTCGGAACCTGCGCGCCTTTCACGCGCTCATGGACGCGCAGATCGAGTTGAACGAGTTCATCTCCAGGTCCTCCGACGCGTTCAGCTACGACGATGGCATTCGGTTCGAGCGGCGGGGCAATCGGCTTGAGATCGTCGAGGTCGATCCGGCGGCGCGGGCCGCGTGGCAACGCGACGGACTGAAGCTCGAGCGCCTGCATGGCTATTGGTTCCACCGTGCCCTTGACACTTACGTCGAGCAGGTCGCCGCCGATCCCACTACATGGAAGATCGGTCGACCGGAAAGCGCTGAGGCAAACCGGCTGGCATGGCTGCGGGCGCTGCAAGCGCAGCTTCGACTGCGTGAGGCATACGGTGTCGCCGACGAAGTGACGTGCGATTCCGGAGATACGGTCGATCTCTTCCGGGCGCTGCTGTCGCTCAACCTGATGTCGGTGTTCTTCCAGCAGGACTTCCTGGCAGCCTTTGCAGAGCGCTTTGATGCATCGGGGGACTGGGTCGCAGCGCTGCAGCGTCTGACCATGGACGGGCTGCGCGAAGGGCTCCAGAACCGAATGCCACTCACCTGGTCGAGCCGAGACTCGAAGGTGTCCAACATTACCGGCTGGACGGTCACGAAGTCGGAGCCCGCGGGCAATCCAAGGATGGCATCCGCGATCCTGGACTTCTGGACCTACGACATGGTCGCGACGGCAGAGCGGCTTCAGCGCAATGAGCCCGGCCTTCAGCCCCACCTGTTCGAGCGGCCCGTCCTCAAGTTCGGGGCGACGCTGGTGCAGCTGCCGTGGGTCGTCGGGATGCAGAACAACAGCACCGCGGCGATCAACAACCTGAGGCGGCTCGGCGCTCGCCGCGGGCAGGCTCGCGACGAGGCGCAGCGGATCGAAGCCGGGCTCGCCAGGCTGCTCGAGAAGCGCGGGTTCAGGACGCTGCTCAATTGGGTGCCGCCGCGCGGCCCGGATGACGCCGGCGAGGTGGATCTGATCGCCGTGCTCGGCGGGCATTTGTTCGTCATCGAGGTGAAGTCGACGTTCATGCGGCGATCTCAGCGGGACGCGTGGTTGCATGCGACCACAACGCTTCGCAAAGCCGGACAGCAGCTTCGCCGCAAGGTCGAAGCGGTATCGGTGGCCATCGCCTCGGATCCTGGGTTTCGCGCGGTGCTGGGGTTGTCCGAGTGGCTGATTCCGACCCGACAACACGCGTGGATCGCCGACACATGCATCGAATGCGACCACCAACGGTTCGGCGGCTTCCTGAAGGTCTCCGTCGAAGAGCTGCTTATCGCGCTTCGCGACGATCGTCACCTGCTGAACGATCCTGCAGGACTGCTTTCCGGGAGCTACGGAGTCGACGAGGCGCGTGAAGCAGATGCAAGCGAGTCCGGCTGGAGTCTGTACCCCGACGGCTTCAGCGCGGAACGCTTCGCCGAGGTCATTGAGACGGAGGCTGTGTGGGATGTGCGGACCGCGACGCGTGGAGGTCGCACTCTGCAGTTGGCGGATTCCCAGAATGTTGCGAGTCGCGAGTAG
- a CDS encoding SH3 domain-containing protein — protein MELDKIGSLLGGSVSSELRRMELERASWMAAMAQSHSLAEQMKKLVGDTSLAAQMSKQAKELQAYSLPEQMKLLIPENSLAVQMAKRWQEVQRTEQESIRRMLEPLQDIRSSLLKDSAIQRMLEDLAKPLAASEQFAKLIEQATGSSAVLKAMHADIEGSIESTRKILADASVSSGIGQLMKSFEEANKRWIVPQPLLDSIGALQALQERLGRLSLPVIDAASAATLAKVLGPEGIKAQLAAMGINADGSVIVQFVQQEDGLGLSRKTLELMALLGFILAVLIPLYQELSSSRWQAATDRTLAGQTERIEALGTNLEAQRKTIDALTKLVERALVQEAKRQEERFVVLDRVALVRSKPEHGSAVQGKLLPREVVRPISERGKWIEFEYYHWLYQEHRTGWALKKYFQRVPANFEKPGKEEATTP, from the coding sequence TTGGAACTCGACAAGATAGGTAGCTTGTTGGGCGGCAGTGTGTCCAGTGAACTCCGCAGAATGGAACTGGAGCGCGCCTCTTGGATGGCGGCCATGGCCCAAAGCCACAGCCTCGCAGAGCAGATGAAGAAGCTGGTGGGAGACACGTCTCTTGCGGCCCAGATGAGTAAGCAGGCAAAGGAGCTGCAGGCCTACTCCTTGCCAGAACAGATGAAGCTGCTCATTCCTGAGAATTCGCTGGCTGTCCAGATGGCAAAGCGATGGCAGGAAGTCCAGAGGACCGAACAAGAGAGCATCAGAAGAATGCTCGAACCCCTTCAGGACATTCGCAGTTCGCTTCTGAAGGACAGTGCGATCCAGCGGATGCTGGAGGACCTCGCAAAGCCGCTTGCCGCCTCGGAGCAGTTTGCCAAGCTAATCGAGCAGGCCACAGGATCCAGTGCCGTGCTGAAGGCCATGCACGCGGACATCGAGGGCTCGATCGAGAGCACCCGGAAGATCCTTGCGGATGCCTCGGTCAGTAGTGGCATCGGGCAGCTCATGAAGAGCTTCGAGGAGGCCAACAAGCGCTGGATCGTTCCTCAACCCCTGCTCGACTCGATTGGCGCGTTGCAGGCGCTGCAGGAGCGATTGGGCAGGCTGTCGTTGCCTGTCATCGATGCAGCGTCTGCTGCCACGCTTGCCAAGGTGCTGGGGCCGGAGGGCATCAAGGCGCAGCTCGCCGCCATGGGCATCAACGCCGATGGCTCAGTCATCGTCCAGTTCGTTCAGCAAGAAGACGGGCTCGGTCTCAGCCGCAAGACCTTGGAGTTGATGGCACTATTGGGTTTCATCCTGGCAGTACTGATCCCGCTCTACCAAGAGCTCAGCTCTTCACGCTGGCAGGCAGCGACCGATAGAACACTCGCAGGGCAGACCGAGAGGATCGAGGCGCTTGGCACCAATCTGGAGGCGCAGCGAAAGACGATCGATGCCCTCACGAAGTTGGTGGAGAGGGCCTTGGTGCAAGAAGCCAAACGGCAGGAGGAGCGATTCGTCGTTTTGGATCGCGTGGCCCTAGTTCGGTCCAAGCCGGAGCACGGGTCGGCTGTTCAGGGCAAGTTGCTGCCACGAGAGGTGGTCCGGCCGATCTCGGAACGCGGCAAGTGGATCGAGTTCGAGTACTACCACTGGCTCTACCAGGAGCATCGCACTGGCTGGGCACTGAAGAAGTACTTCCAGCGCGTGCCCGCCAACTTCGAGAAGCCCGGCAAAGAAGAAGCGACGACCCCATGA
- a CDS encoding S8 family peptidase, with protein sequence MPDPAADKRAHLLLHGTSQPHAFTAHSPGGGKKKLPERDRQAHGQALRGQLQELEAAAETAAASQRELALESGLGLQIEFVGQPDVELAFQSLADDRKKIELLSVRREGDVTYANVFVPDGGLDHFERYVADYLEEKKGKKGQALDHKALLNTIASIRVAELRALWTDDPGLLPENPDEAFWWEVWLPVRSARQAVVSDFRKLAERAGCVVSEHQAEFPERTVLLMYGSQGQFTQSVMLLNCVAELRRAKDTAEFFDAMGVEEQGLWMNDMLAKAQFAPAGTDAPHVCFLDTGVNRGHPLLEPLLAEPDLHSVNPAWGVDDTANHGTGLAGLAAYGDLTHVLGETGVVQVAHRLESVKLTPDEGSNEGDSKHHAYLFAEAVSRPEVTAADRRRVFASAVTASDYRDRGRPSSWSSMVDRMAADVDDAGQYPRLFVLAAGNTRDHGAWMTYPDSLSTNLVHDPGQAWNAITVGACTNKIDTEHDSLVAIAPDGGLSPYTTTSMTWDPAWPLKPDVVFEGGNVAKDQQGATGMSSLNLLTTNHRPNERLFTTTNATSAASAQCARMAAQIMAAYPQLRAETVRALIVHSARWTPAMRQMYLPANAKPTKKDYVNLIRHCGWGMPDLDRALWSAGNSLTLVVEDLVHPYGKDDKRGVVSRDMNLHALPWPKEELEALGDAEVQLHVTLSYFIEPNPSARGVSSKFHYPSHRLRFDVQRPLDASTEDFIARVNAAAQREDEGDAVNPKDTDWYLGERQRHRGSLHRDVWQGTAADLASRGFIAVYPSAGWWRSRPALERYALPARYSLVVSIHTEQTEVDLYAVIANKVAIVV encoded by the coding sequence ATGCCGGATCCAGCAGCCGATAAGCGCGCGCACCTTCTCCTTCACGGCACGTCGCAACCGCACGCCTTCACTGCGCACAGTCCGGGCGGCGGAAAGAAGAAGCTGCCTGAGCGCGATCGCCAGGCGCACGGGCAGGCCCTGCGGGGGCAGCTGCAAGAGCTGGAAGCGGCAGCGGAAACCGCGGCTGCGTCTCAGCGTGAGCTTGCGCTCGAGAGCGGACTCGGCCTACAGATTGAGTTTGTCGGTCAGCCCGACGTGGAATTGGCTTTCCAGAGCCTCGCTGACGATCGGAAGAAGATCGAACTGCTGAGCGTGCGGAGAGAGGGTGACGTCACCTACGCCAACGTCTTCGTGCCGGATGGAGGGCTCGATCATTTCGAGCGCTACGTCGCGGACTACCTGGAGGAAAAGAAGGGCAAGAAGGGGCAGGCGCTGGATCACAAGGCCCTGCTGAACACGATCGCGTCGATCCGCGTCGCTGAGCTGCGTGCTCTCTGGACCGACGATCCAGGTCTACTGCCGGAGAATCCAGATGAGGCGTTCTGGTGGGAGGTCTGGTTGCCGGTGCGATCAGCGCGGCAGGCCGTGGTCTCAGATTTCAGAAAACTCGCCGAGCGTGCGGGCTGTGTCGTTAGCGAACACCAAGCCGAGTTCCCCGAACGGACCGTCCTGCTGATGTACGGGTCGCAGGGTCAATTCACACAGTCTGTGATGCTGCTGAACTGTGTTGCCGAACTGCGCCGCGCCAAGGACACCGCCGAGTTCTTCGATGCGATGGGTGTCGAAGAGCAGGGACTGTGGATGAACGACATGCTGGCAAAAGCGCAGTTTGCCCCAGCGGGGACGGACGCGCCGCATGTCTGCTTCCTCGATACGGGCGTCAATCGAGGCCACCCGCTACTTGAGCCCTTGCTAGCCGAGCCAGATCTGCACTCGGTTAATCCCGCGTGGGGAGTCGACGACACGGCGAACCATGGCACTGGCTTGGCGGGTCTTGCCGCCTATGGAGACCTGACGCACGTCTTGGGCGAGACCGGTGTGGTGCAGGTCGCGCACCGGCTCGAATCGGTCAAGCTGACGCCAGACGAGGGGTCGAACGAAGGCGACAGCAAACACCACGCCTATCTGTTCGCCGAGGCTGTCAGCCGACCGGAGGTCACTGCTGCAGATCGACGACGGGTGTTCGCATCCGCCGTCACCGCCTCTGACTACCGCGACCGCGGTCGCCCGTCGTCATGGTCTTCCATGGTCGATCGGATGGCAGCAGACGTCGACGACGCCGGCCAGTATCCCCGGCTGTTCGTACTCGCGGCCGGGAACACGCGGGATCACGGGGCCTGGATGACGTATCCAGACAGCCTCTCGACCAACCTCGTTCACGACCCGGGGCAGGCATGGAATGCGATAACCGTGGGCGCCTGCACGAACAAGATCGACACTGAACATGATTCGCTCGTAGCAATCGCTCCCGATGGCGGCTTGAGCCCTTACACCACCACGTCCATGACCTGGGATCCCGCGTGGCCGCTTAAGCCCGACGTTGTATTTGAAGGCGGGAACGTCGCCAAGGACCAGCAAGGGGCGACGGGGATGTCGAGCCTGAACCTGCTCACGACAAACCACCGACCCAACGAACGGCTGTTCACGACGACCAACGCCACCAGCGCCGCCTCGGCGCAGTGTGCGCGCATGGCTGCACAGATCATGGCTGCCTATCCGCAGCTACGCGCCGAGACAGTTCGTGCACTGATCGTTCACTCCGCCAGGTGGACACCGGCAATGCGGCAGATGTATCTGCCCGCCAATGCCAAGCCGACCAAGAAGGACTATGTCAATCTCATCCGGCACTGCGGCTGGGGGATGCCAGATCTCGACCGGGCACTCTGGAGCGCGGGCAACTCGCTGACGTTGGTGGTCGAAGACCTGGTTCATCCCTATGGCAAGGATGACAAGCGGGGTGTCGTCAGTCGCGACATGAATTTGCATGCACTTCCTTGGCCGAAGGAAGAGTTGGAGGCCCTCGGCGATGCCGAGGTGCAGTTGCACGTCACGCTGTCGTACTTCATCGAGCCCAACCCTTCGGCGAGAGGCGTGTCGTCGAAGTTTCACTATCCGTCGCACCGCCTCCGGTTCGACGTCCAGCGGCCGCTCGATGCTTCAACGGAGGATTTCATCGCACGAGTGAACGCCGCCGCCCAGCGCGAAGACGAAGGCGATGCGGTGAACCCGAAGGACACGGATTGGTACCTGGGGGAGCGGCAGCGTCACCGTGGGTCGCTTCATCGCGATGTCTGGCAAGGCACCGCGGCGGACTTGGCCAGCAGGGGATTCATCGCGGTGTATCCATCGGCTGGCTGGTGGCGTTCGCGACCTGCGCTCGAGCGGTACGCCCTTCCTGCGAGATACAGCCTCGTCGTGTCGATCCACACCGAGCAGACCGAAGTGGACCTGTACGCCGTCATTGCCAACAAGGTTGCCATCGTGGTCTGA
- a CDS encoding AAA family ATPase: MASADQLKALVKSHISRDDNQFYSVAMQVAAHEAKAGHGKLAEELRDMIDAAKTRSVSGEPGKLVPLARPRGELANLLDVSYPKNRLADMVLDPVVLEQLQRIMKEQRLHARIREHGLSPRRKLLLVGPPGTGKTMTAAVLAGELGVPLFLVRLDSLITKFMGETAAKLRQVFDAVTDVRGVYFFDEFDAIGSQRGLANDVGEIRRVLNSFLQMIERDQSTSLILAATNHPEILDYALFRRFDDVIEYHLPTPEQAMALIRSRLGTYAPKPLPAKALAAKTVGLSFAEIRRAVDESIKEVVMHEGGRVDADALGRALLERRRLSEKLEKNNKPVNHAGSSSR, encoded by the coding sequence ATGGCTAGCGCGGATCAACTGAAGGCACTGGTCAAGTCCCACATCAGTCGGGACGACAACCAGTTCTATTCCGTCGCCATGCAGGTCGCTGCGCATGAGGCGAAGGCCGGACACGGCAAGCTCGCCGAAGAGTTGCGCGACATGATTGATGCCGCCAAGACGCGCAGCGTCTCAGGCGAGCCCGGAAAGCTCGTCCCCCTGGCGCGGCCGCGCGGCGAACTGGCCAACCTGCTTGACGTCAGTTATCCCAAGAATCGCTTGGCCGACATGGTGCTCGATCCGGTCGTCCTCGAGCAGTTGCAGCGAATCATGAAGGAACAGCGCCTCCATGCCCGCATTCGCGAGCACGGCTTGTCGCCTCGACGCAAACTTCTGCTCGTGGGTCCACCTGGCACAGGCAAGACGATGACTGCAGCCGTACTTGCCGGCGAACTCGGCGTTCCGCTGTTCCTTGTGCGTTTGGATTCATTGATCACCAAGTTCATGGGCGAGACAGCCGCGAAGCTGCGACAGGTCTTCGATGCCGTCACGGACGTGCGCGGGGTCTATTTCTTCGATGAGTTCGATGCCATCGGGTCACAACGCGGCTTGGCCAACGACGTTGGAGAGATTCGGCGCGTGCTCAACAGTTTTCTGCAGATGATCGAGCGCGACCAGTCGACCAGCCTGATCCTGGCGGCTACGAATCACCCAGAGATCCTCGACTACGCGTTGTTCCGTCGTTTCGACGATGTCATCGAGTACCACCTGCCGACGCCAGAGCAGGCCATGGCTCTCATCCGGTCTCGTCTCGGCACCTACGCGCCCAAGCCATTGCCGGCCAAAGCATTGGCGGCGAAGACCGTTGGTCTGAGCTTTGCTGAGATCCGCCGTGCTGTCGACGAGTCCATCAAGGAGGTCGTCATGCATGAAGGAGGGCGAGTGGATGCGGATGCTCTTGGCCGGGCGCTCCTGGAGCGTCGCAGGTTGAGTGAGAAGCTGGAGAAGAACAACAAGCCAGTGAACCATGCCGGATCCAGCAGCCGATAA
- a CDS encoding helix-turn-helix domain-containing protein, with product MDVGNAIRLCRKRRGVSQTDVAMRADCSVSYLSMLENNKRDPTLSMITKIAEALHVPVGALFVMASEEKELGNIDSRLAGRLQRAAMSSILSANDAGAVRG from the coding sequence ATGGACGTGGGAAATGCTATTCGCCTCTGTCGGAAGCGGCGCGGCGTGTCTCAGACCGATGTCGCGATGCGTGCCGATTGCTCGGTGTCGTACCTGTCGATGCTGGAGAACAACAAGCGCGACCCGACGTTGTCGATGATCACGAAGATCGCCGAGGCGCTTCATGTGCCTGTTGGAGCGCTCTTCGTGATGGCATCCGAAGAGAAGGAGCTGGGGAACATCGATAGTCGGCTGGCCGGGAGACTGCAGCGCGCGGCCATGTCATCGATTCTGTCGGCGAACGACGCGGGGGCGGTCCGTGGCTGA
- a CDS encoding DUF4400 domain-containing protein — MSSRSAAFHDGALAGVLLSPLKLAFSLALGLVALLLCAWIVDWVFVFKVWPQGVERLRELLAHDLARGIALAAQQRTGAGVITAPANALYSIVFEATGIHDMGTQFANGSALSIPDTIMRRSYVSHREGIEAAMVGTQLLGVRAAILARFAPLLLLLYAIGAADGFTQRAIRRACGGRESASLYHRAKYLQLAVLGLGGVALLMWPGPVQWELCVVLGALLTGGLASVQWAYYKKHM, encoded by the coding sequence GTGTCGTCTAGGAGTGCGGCCTTCCACGACGGCGCCCTGGCCGGGGTGCTGTTGAGCCCGCTGAAGCTGGCCTTCTCGCTGGCCTTGGGTCTGGTCGCGCTCCTGCTGTGCGCCTGGATCGTCGACTGGGTGTTCGTGTTCAAGGTCTGGCCACAGGGGGTCGAGCGACTGCGCGAACTCCTGGCTCACGATCTCGCACGAGGCATCGCGCTCGCCGCGCAGCAGCGCACCGGCGCCGGCGTCATCACCGCGCCGGCGAATGCCCTCTACTCGATCGTGTTCGAGGCCACCGGCATCCACGACATGGGCACACAGTTCGCCAACGGGTCCGCGCTGTCGATCCCGGACACGATCATGCGGCGCAGCTACGTATCGCACCGGGAGGGCATCGAGGCGGCGATGGTCGGCACCCAGCTGCTCGGCGTGCGCGCGGCGATCCTGGCGCGCTTCGCGCCGCTGCTCCTGCTTCTGTATGCGATCGGCGCCGCCGATGGGTTCACCCAGCGTGCGATTCGCCGGGCGTGCGGCGGACGCGAGTCGGCTAGCCTGTACCACCGGGCGAAGTACCTGCAGTTGGCGGTGCTGGGGCTGGGCGGGGTTGCCCTCTTGATGTGGCCAGGGCCGGTGCAGTGGGAGCTGTGCGTGGTGCTGGGCGCGCTGCTGACCGGCGGCTTGGCGAGTGTGCAGTGGGCGTACTACAAGAAGCACATGTAG